From one Acidobacteriota bacterium genomic stretch:
- a CDS encoding outer membrane protein transport protein: MFKAIGTRLAALVLVGLAVALPAARLEAAGFALFEQSSKGNAMGGAFAATADDPSAMFYNPAGNAFIDETIVDGSIFGVLRPTARLDGLNPFPGEGYSANMAKPLYWFGNMYAVTSLSKDLKVSLGMWSPNGLGVPWQNADTFRGRVINQRTDLRQLSVSAQFAWKVSDAIAIGAGPEVRFTDVKLSRNVQAVNPFTQRVTDIAHLSLISTGTPIKVTWTAGMLIKPCDRLRFGVSYHAHVDVDLEGPAQFYQISSGSPQFDAAVSTLLPFGTNPNGRTTLQFPSLTSFGVAYDVTPNLTLEVDGNYTTWKVFDQTVIRIDGLADSVLPHSWENTWAVRAGALYKGKKGWVAAGFVYDQTPQPDFDASPFLPDNNRTGVTIGAGFNVLKGVQLNFSSLFLWFHERTVTTNKDNFSATYQTFAILPSVGMKTTF; the protein is encoded by the coding sequence GTGTTCAAAGCGATTGGGACCCGGCTGGCGGCACTCGTGCTCGTCGGCCTCGCGGTCGCCCTTCCGGCGGCCCGACTCGAGGCCGCGGGCTTCGCGCTCTTCGAACAGAGTTCGAAGGGCAATGCGATGGGCGGCGCGTTCGCCGCCACCGCCGATGACCCGTCGGCGATGTTCTACAACCCGGCCGGCAACGCGTTCATCGACGAGACCATCGTGGACGGCAGCATCTTCGGAGTCCTGCGGCCCACGGCGCGGCTCGACGGCCTGAACCCGTTCCCCGGCGAAGGCTACTCGGCGAACATGGCCAAGCCCCTCTACTGGTTCGGAAACATGTACGCCGTCACGTCGCTGAGCAAGGACCTGAAGGTGTCGCTGGGCATGTGGTCGCCGAACGGCCTCGGCGTGCCCTGGCAGAACGCGGACACGTTTCGCGGCCGCGTCATCAACCAGCGCACCGACCTCCGCCAGCTCTCCGTGAGCGCGCAGTTCGCGTGGAAGGTCTCGGACGCGATCGCGATCGGCGCCGGTCCCGAGGTCCGCTTCACGGACGTGAAGCTCTCGCGGAACGTCCAGGCCGTGAACCCCTTCACGCAGCGCGTCACCGACATCGCGCACCTGAGCCTCATCTCGACGGGAACGCCCATCAAGGTGACGTGGACCGCCGGCATGCTCATCAAGCCGTGCGACCGCCTGCGCTTCGGGGTTTCGTACCACGCGCACGTCGACGTCGACCTCGAGGGGCCCGCGCAGTTCTACCAGATCTCCTCGGGCAGCCCGCAGTTCGACGCCGCGGTCTCCACGCTGCTGCCGTTCGGCACCAACCCGAACGGGCGCACGACGCTGCAGTTCCCCTCCCTGACGTCCTTCGGCGTCGCGTACGACGTGACCCCGAACCTGACGCTCGAGGTGGACGGCAACTACACGACGTGGAAGGTGTTCGACCAGACGGTCATCCGCATCGACGGCCTCGCGGACTCGGTCCTCCCGCACAGCTGGGAGAACACGTGGGCCGTCCGCGCCGGAGCGCTCTACAAGGGCAAGAAGGGGTGGGTCGCCGCGGGATTCGTCTACGACCAGACGCCGCAGCCCGACTTCGACGCCTCGCCGTTCCTCCCGGACAACAACCGCACGGGCGTGACGATCGGCGCCGGCTTCAACGTCCTCAAGGGCGTCCAGCTCAACTTCTCGTCGCTCTTCCTGTGGTTCCACGAACGCACCGTCACGACGAACAAGGACAACTTCAGCGCCACCTACCAGACGTTCGCGATCCTCCCGAGCGTCGGCATGAAGACCACCTTCTGA
- the pal gene encoding peptidoglycan-associated lipoprotein Pal encodes MGQNGKRRETASVKFTCAPPPPPPVAPPPPPPPPPAAVEEPIDKYVQDIFFDYDKSEIRADSREKLDMAAGWMKKHPDAEFLLEGHCDERGTREYNLALGDRRANATKDYLASLGVDPAKLKTISYGKERPFVEGHDESAWSKNRRTHFVLTKK; translated from the coding sequence ATCGGGCAGAACGGCAAGCGCCGCGAGACCGCGTCCGTGAAGTTCACGTGCGCGCCGCCGCCCCCGCCGCCGGTCGCGCCGCCGCCCCCGCCGCCGCCCCCGCCGGCCGCCGTCGAAGAGCCGATCGACAAGTACGTCCAGGACATCTTCTTCGACTACGACAAGTCCGAGATCCGGGCCGACTCGCGCGAGAAGCTCGACATGGCCGCGGGCTGGATGAAGAAGCACCCGGACGCCGAGTTCCTCCTCGAGGGTCACTGCGACGAGCGCGGCACCCGCGAGTACAACCTGGCGCTCGGCGACCGCCGCGCGAACGCGACGAAGGACTACCTCGCCTCGCTCGGCGTCGACCCCGCGAAGCTCAAGACGATCTCCTACGGCAAGGAACGGCCGTTCGTGGAAGGCCACGACGAGTCGGCCTGGTCGAAGAACCGCCGGACGCACTTCGTCCTCACGAAGAAGTAA
- the efp gene encoding elongation factor P, which translates to MISATEIRPGMIIIHNGELHRAHSVLHKTPGNLRGFVQAKLRNLKSGAMNEHRFRSEDKVEKASLDTHQMQYLYSDTEGHHFMNQETFDQIRLDDEVVGESMKYLLPETVIEIDFYDGNPVSVELPTTVNLKIVEVEPGMKGATASASYKPARLETGLMVQVPQFVEAGTVVKIDTRDNSYLERVS; encoded by the coding sequence ATGATTTCCGCCACCGAAATCCGCCCCGGCATGATCATCATCCACAACGGCGAGCTGCACCGCGCGCACAGCGTCCTGCACAAGACGCCCGGGAACCTCCGCGGATTCGTCCAGGCGAAGCTCCGGAACCTCAAGTCCGGGGCCATGAACGAGCATCGGTTCCGGTCCGAGGACAAGGTCGAGAAGGCCTCCCTCGACACGCACCAGATGCAGTACCTCTACTCGGACACCGAAGGCCACCACTTCATGAACCAGGAGACCTTCGACCAGATCCGCCTCGACGACGAGGTCGTGGGCGAGTCCATGAAGTACCTGCTCCCCGAGACGGTCATCGAGATCGACTTCTACGACGGCAACCCGGTTTCGGTGGAGCTGCCGACGACGGTGAACCTGAAGATCGTCGAGGTCGAGCCCGGCATGAAGGGCGCGACGGCGTCGGCGTCCTACAAGCCGGCCAGACTGGAGACGGGTCTCATGGTGCAGGTGCCGCAGTTCGTGGAGGCGGGTACGGTCGTCAAGATCGACACGCGCGACAACTCCTACCTGGAGCGAGTGAGCTGA
- a CDS encoding M23 family metallopeptidase, translating into MSAASSEPPVLVAVAGPDASAPALAGSDTAPSAACPVRDPETGHCFSSADAADLAWLKRPVDPAAARAEDEEDPDDGAEEADAEPVPAAAANLSPAQFAFWKNLARTVTGLVVRKTNSRPASLPEEEIAGLLSSDFPIPLEAFDRAKFRDTFSAKRGRQKKHHAIDLPAPRGTPVLAVTDGVIERLGRDRKGGKVVYLRDTTGRYTFFYAHLAKHEKGLRPGDHVVKGQRLGDVGATGHVIGGPHLHFAIFRDEDDASGGRALVVNPYLVFSPLLTPN; encoded by the coding sequence GTGTCGGCGGCGTCCTCCGAGCCGCCCGTGCTCGTCGCGGTCGCGGGACCCGATGCCTCCGCTCCGGCCCTTGCCGGCTCGGACACGGCTCCGTCCGCCGCCTGCCCGGTGCGCGACCCCGAGACGGGTCACTGCTTCTCCTCGGCCGACGCGGCCGACCTCGCTTGGCTGAAGCGGCCGGTCGATCCGGCGGCCGCCCGCGCCGAGGATGAGGAGGACCCCGACGACGGCGCCGAGGAGGCCGATGCCGAGCCGGTTCCCGCGGCCGCCGCGAATCTCTCGCCCGCTCAGTTCGCTTTCTGGAAGAACCTCGCCCGGACCGTCACGGGCCTCGTCGTCCGGAAGACGAACAGCCGGCCGGCCTCGCTTCCCGAGGAAGAGATCGCCGGCCTCCTCTCGTCCGATTTTCCGATCCCGCTCGAAGCCTTCGATCGCGCGAAGTTCCGCGATACGTTTTCCGCCAAGCGCGGCCGCCAGAAGAAGCACCACGCGATCGACCTGCCCGCGCCGCGCGGCACGCCGGTGCTCGCCGTGACGGACGGCGTCATCGAGCGGCTCGGGCGCGACCGGAAGGGCGGGAAGGTCGTGTACCTCCGGGACACGACCGGCCGCTACACGTTCTTCTACGCCCACCTGGCGAAGCACGAAAAGGGCCTCAGGCCCGGGGACCACGTCGTGAAGGGCCAGCGGCTCGGCGACGTCGGCGCGACCGGCCACGTGATCGGCGGCCCGCACCTGCACTTCGCGATCTTCCGGGACGAGGACGACGCGTCCGGCGGCCGTGCCCTCGTCGTGAACCCGTACCTGGTGTTCAGCCCCCTCCTGACTCCCAACTGA
- a CDS encoding GAF domain-containing protein encodes MRDRFLSEFALALVEGVQLQEFLDWSISQIGRILEVDRLTLFLFGSEAGPATLVARAAWATGGAPPLSMLVPPGAAPRIPPSLRRFQPIIAADVLADPELIDQVDACRRNGIVSLLLVPIGIDGVLRGFVGAATVERRDWAPDDVAFLESAVHHLSAALKQTELIEELGRERDRLSVLFDLASAVQRSTTVKDVVETALTGLRDTLLYPIAVFSLLAPEGDALAGLGGYGGTREDEFEGNIPLSPENPTYSLRVLETGQPMIITDVRLEPESASRERFVRIGARSVGVFPMRSAGQTIGVMAVATRDEARRIEFDDVETLQSLADFVGVALEQRRTAEAVAQSMREARSLADASRALLTRTANRDVLLTQILDALATHFGRDASSMLLVDRDRSALVQFGRRGKWWSPGDPVSVIPLDAPGLIPLAARTARVVNVPDVSRDPDYVVGWPDARSELVVPLVLDEHVIGVFDLQSGDAAAFSDADARNISAFAERAALALRLAELVGAFEQRTRVLEAVARATQLLNFRLHAPDVLTSVVEETTRAFPAADGAVAWVADPPGRNLSVAAVFGVGVMTLHGGGSAPRPAVRLRSAGRAFRENRPVFTAVNGLDELAEGDPVEQRARARASVANPDVRALMAVPIRVGDQRLGVLEVMSYRAGAFTREDGATLTLLAEQCAIALRNARLIEELQRSNRLKDDFLANLSHEVRTPLTGIVGWAEVLLDSHGGDPPVKRALEAILGQSETLSRMLADLIDLSRIDNFGLELRRERVRLSETIAGALDAVAPGAAKRGVAIRCHIERDLPAMEGDPARLKQVVWNLLANGVKFSPTGGTVEVTVARAGDGGLELAVADEGHGIDPDFLPHVFERFRQEETSSSRRYGGLGVGLSIARAIVEAHGGTIAAESEGREKGSRFRVIFPRERVVEPIARAAAPGSGR; translated from the coding sequence GTGAGGGATCGTTTTCTCTCGGAGTTCGCCCTTGCGCTCGTCGAGGGCGTCCAGCTCCAGGAGTTCCTGGACTGGTCCATCTCGCAGATCGGCCGGATCCTCGAGGTCGACCGCCTCACCCTCTTCCTCTTCGGGAGCGAGGCCGGGCCCGCGACGCTCGTCGCGCGTGCCGCCTGGGCCACCGGGGGCGCGCCGCCGCTCTCCATGCTCGTCCCACCCGGCGCCGCCCCGCGGATCCCCCCGTCGCTTCGGCGGTTCCAGCCGATCATCGCGGCGGACGTCCTCGCCGATCCCGAGCTGATCGACCAGGTGGACGCGTGCCGCCGGAACGGGATCGTCTCGCTCCTCCTCGTCCCGATCGGAATCGACGGCGTCCTCCGCGGCTTCGTCGGCGCCGCGACGGTCGAGAGGCGGGACTGGGCGCCCGACGACGTCGCGTTTCTCGAGTCCGCCGTCCACCACCTCTCGGCCGCGCTCAAGCAGACCGAGCTCATCGAGGAGCTGGGTCGCGAGCGCGACCGCCTCTCGGTCCTCTTCGACCTCGCTTCGGCCGTTCAGCGCTCGACGACCGTGAAGGACGTCGTCGAGACGGCCCTCACGGGCCTCCGGGACACGCTCCTGTACCCGATCGCCGTCTTCTCGCTGCTCGCACCCGAGGGGGACGCCCTCGCCGGGCTCGGCGGATACGGCGGGACGCGCGAGGACGAATTCGAGGGGAACATCCCGCTCTCACCCGAGAACCCGACGTACTCGCTCCGGGTGCTCGAGACAGGGCAGCCGATGATCATCACGGACGTGCGCCTCGAGCCGGAGAGCGCGTCGCGCGAGCGGTTCGTCCGCATCGGCGCGCGTTCCGTGGGGGTCTTTCCGATGCGCTCGGCGGGCCAGACGATCGGCGTCATGGCGGTCGCGACCCGGGACGAGGCGCGGCGCATCGAGTTCGACGACGTCGAGACCCTGCAGTCTCTCGCGGACTTCGTGGGGGTCGCCCTTGAGCAGCGCCGCACGGCCGAGGCCGTCGCCCAGTCCATGCGCGAGGCGCGCAGTCTCGCGGACGCCTCGCGCGCGCTCCTGACGCGCACGGCGAACCGCGACGTCCTCCTGACGCAGATTCTCGACGCGCTCGCGACCCACTTCGGCCGCGACGCGAGCAGCATGCTCCTCGTCGACCGCGACCGGAGCGCCCTCGTGCAGTTCGGGCGGCGCGGAAAGTGGTGGTCGCCGGGCGACCCGGTCTCCGTGATCCCCCTCGACGCGCCCGGCCTCATCCCGCTCGCCGCGCGGACCGCGCGCGTCGTCAACGTCCCCGACGTCTCGCGCGACCCGGATTACGTGGTCGGGTGGCCCGATGCGCGCTCCGAGCTCGTCGTGCCGCTCGTCCTCGACGAGCACGTGATCGGCGTCTTCGACCTCCAGTCGGGAGACGCGGCCGCGTTCTCGGACGCCGACGCCCGGAACATCTCCGCCTTCGCCGAGCGCGCCGCGCTCGCGTTGCGCCTCGCGGAGCTCGTCGGGGCCTTCGAGCAGCGCACGCGCGTCCTCGAGGCCGTGGCGCGCGCGACCCAGCTCCTGAACTTCCGCCTCCACGCTCCGGATGTGCTCACGTCCGTCGTGGAGGAGACGACGCGGGCGTTCCCGGCCGCGGACGGTGCGGTGGCGTGGGTCGCGGACCCGCCGGGCCGGAACCTCTCCGTCGCGGCGGTCTTCGGCGTCGGCGTCATGACCCTGCACGGCGGCGGGTCGGCGCCGCGTCCTGCCGTGCGCCTCAGGAGCGCCGGCCGCGCGTTCCGCGAGAACCGGCCCGTCTTCACGGCCGTGAACGGCCTCGACGAGCTCGCCGAGGGCGATCCGGTGGAACAGAGGGCCCGCGCGCGCGCCTCGGTCGCGAACCCCGACGTGCGCGCGCTCATGGCCGTGCCGATCCGCGTCGGCGACCAGCGGCTCGGCGTCCTCGAGGTCATGTCGTACCGCGCGGGCGCGTTCACGCGCGAGGACGGCGCCACGCTCACGCTCCTCGCCGAGCAGTGCGCGATCGCATTGCGCAACGCGCGGCTCATCGAGGAGCTCCAGCGCAGCAACCGCCTCAAGGACGACTTCCTCGCGAACCTCTCCCACGAGGTTCGCACGCCGCTCACGGGGATCGTGGGCTGGGCCGAGGTCCTCCTCGACTCGCACGGAGGCGATCCTCCCGTGAAGCGCGCCCTGGAGGCGATTCTCGGGCAGTCCGAGACGCTCAGCCGCATGCTCGCGGACCTGATCGACCTCTCGCGGATCGACAACTTCGGGCTCGAGCTCCGGCGCGAGCGCGTGCGGCTCTCCGAGACGATCGCGGGCGCGCTGGACGCCGTGGCACCCGGGGCCGCCAAACGGGGCGTCGCGATCCGCTGCCACATCGAGCGCGACCTGCCCGCGATGGAGGGCGACCCCGCGCGCCTCAAGCAGGTCGTCTGGAACCTCCTCGCGAACGGCGTGAAGTTCTCGCCGACCGGCGGCACGGTGGAGGTGACCGTGGCGCGCGCCGGGGACGGCGGGCTCGAGCTCGCCGTCGCGGACGAAGGCCACGGGATCGACCCGGACTTCCTCCCGCACGTCTTCGAGCGCTTCCGGCAGGAAGAGACGTCCTCGAGCCGGCGCTACGGGGGCCTCGGCGTCGGCCTCTCGATCGCGCGCGCCATCGTGGAGGCGCACGGCGGGACGATCGCCGCCGAGAGCGAGGGCCGCGAGAAGGGGAGCCGGTTCCGCGTCATTTTTCCACGCGAGCGCGTGGTCGAGCCGATCGCCCGTGCGGCGGCGCCCGGGAGCGGGCGGTGA
- a CDS encoding GAF domain-containing protein, with protein MSPDPRSLEERLRQAEERIAALNRIGIALSAERDLEKLLETILTESRRFSGSEAGSLYLAEDVPGGGRRLRFKLAQNDAVSFAFKERTVPVDEGSLAGWVAVHGAPLVLGDAYAIPKDAPYRHNDAFDVATGFRTRAMLVVPMKDHLGDLVGVLQLMNRLGPAGPEPYPEDLVPLLLSLATQAAVCLKANQLTASIRRLFEDFAQAAIVAVEQRDPTTAGHSNRVAALTVELAGLVDRAPDGPYASVSFSREEMREIFTAALLHDFGKISIPERVLVKAKKIEQDGLRRIRDRFDYVLAAAEFEDARALLERLAKDGRPVTDRDLAALAEAADSRSREIEAAFEEVAAANEPTILPKDARGTLERLVGRPWRDRRGRTATLLLPEEFRFLSIAQGSLSQEERLDVESHVTHTWRFLSTIPWTPDLARVPQIAYAHHEKLDGSGYPRRVGPQEIPPAARALTVCDIYDALTASDRPYKKAMPHDRALEVLAAEAEKDKLDIWLVKAFIEGRVWTALSR; from the coding sequence GTGAGCCCGGACCCGCGCTCCCTCGAGGAGCGCCTCCGGCAGGCCGAGGAGCGCATCGCGGCGCTCAACCGGATCGGAATCGCGCTCTCGGCCGAGCGCGACCTCGAGAAGCTCCTCGAGACGATCCTCACGGAGTCGCGCCGGTTCTCCGGGTCCGAGGCGGGCTCCCTCTACCTCGCCGAGGACGTGCCCGGCGGCGGAAGGCGGCTGCGCTTCAAGCTCGCGCAGAACGACGCCGTTTCGTTCGCCTTCAAGGAACGCACCGTGCCCGTCGACGAGGGGAGCCTCGCGGGCTGGGTCGCCGTGCACGGCGCCCCGCTCGTTCTCGGGGATGCCTACGCGATTCCGAAGGACGCCCCCTACCGGCACAACGACGCCTTCGACGTCGCGACGGGGTTCCGGACGCGCGCGATGCTCGTCGTCCCCATGAAGGACCACCTCGGGGACCTCGTCGGCGTCCTCCAGCTCATGAACCGGCTCGGGCCCGCGGGCCCGGAGCCGTACCCGGAAGACCTCGTCCCGCTCCTCCTCTCCCTTGCGACGCAGGCGGCGGTCTGCCTGAAGGCGAACCAGCTCACGGCCTCCATCCGCCGCCTCTTTGAGGACTTCGCGCAGGCGGCCATCGTGGCCGTCGAGCAGCGCGACCCGACGACCGCCGGCCACAGCAACCGCGTCGCGGCCCTCACGGTCGAGCTCGCGGGGCTCGTGGACCGCGCGCCGGACGGCCCGTACGCCTCCGTCTCGTTCTCGCGCGAGGAGATGCGCGAGATCTTCACGGCGGCCCTCCTGCACGACTTCGGAAAGATCTCGATCCCCGAGCGCGTGCTCGTCAAGGCGAAGAAGATCGAGCAGGACGGGTTGCGCCGGATCCGCGACCGCTTCGACTACGTTCTCGCCGCGGCGGAGTTCGAGGACGCGCGAGCGCTGCTGGAGCGCCTTGCGAAGGACGGGCGGCCGGTGACGGACCGCGACCTCGCCGCGCTCGCGGAGGCGGCGGACTCGCGGAGCCGGGAGATCGAGGCGGCGTTCGAGGAGGTCGCCGCCGCGAACGAGCCGACGATCCTCCCGAAGGACGCACGCGGAACTCTCGAACGGCTCGTCGGGCGCCCGTGGCGCGACCGGCGCGGCCGGACGGCGACGCTTCTCCTGCCCGAGGAGTTCCGGTTCCTCTCCATCGCGCAGGGAAGCCTCTCGCAGGAGGAACGGCTCGACGTCGAGAGCCACGTGACGCACACCTGGCGGTTCCTCTCGACGATTCCGTGGACGCCGGACCTCGCGCGCGTCCCCCAGATCGCGTACGCGCACCACGAGAAGCTCGACGGCTCGGGCTACCCGAGGCGCGTCGGCCCGCAGGAGATCCCGCCCGCGGCGCGCGCGCTCACGGTCTGCGACATCTACGACGCGCTCACCGCGTCGGACCGCCCCTACAAGAAGGCGATGCCGCACGACCGCGCTCTCGAGGTCCTCGCGGCCGAGGCCGAGAAGGACAAGCTGGACATCTGGCTCGTGAAGGCGTTCATAGAGGGGCGGGTCTGGACGGCGCTCTCCCGTTGA
- a CDS encoding sigma-70 family RNA polymerase sigma factor — MTGPNPTPPGDVTGLLLAWNGGDREALEKLVPLVYDELRKRARRALAKERRGHTLQPTALVHEAYMRLVDQSRVPWQDRFHFYAVSARAMRQVLVDHARRRLADKRDGGKTFVPLSRAGDEAATPPPSLDVLALDQALERLASLDPRQAKLVELRVYGGLTIDEAAEALEVSAATVSRDWRHAEAWLHREMAGSAAP, encoded by the coding sequence ATGACCGGGCCGAACCCCACTCCGCCGGGCGACGTGACCGGGCTCCTTCTCGCCTGGAACGGGGGGGACCGCGAGGCGCTCGAGAAGCTCGTCCCGCTCGTCTACGACGAGCTTCGAAAGCGCGCACGGCGCGCTCTCGCGAAGGAGCGGCGCGGCCACACGCTTCAGCCCACCGCGCTCGTCCACGAGGCTTACATGCGCCTCGTCGACCAGAGCCGCGTGCCCTGGCAGGATCGGTTCCACTTCTACGCCGTCTCGGCGCGGGCGATGCGGCAGGTCCTCGTCGACCACGCGCGCCGCCGTCTCGCCGACAAGCGGGACGGCGGAAAGACGTTCGTCCCTCTCTCGCGGGCGGGCGACGAAGCCGCGACGCCGCCGCCCAGCCTCGACGTTCTCGCCCTCGACCAGGCGCTCGAGCGGCTCGCTTCACTCGACCCGCGGCAGGCGAAGCTCGTCGAGCTGCGCGTGTACGGCGGCCTCACGATCGACGAAGCTGCCGAGGCTCTCGAGGTGTCGGCGGCGACGGTCAGCCGGGACTGGCGGCACGCGGAGGCGTGGCTCCACCGCGAGATGGCGGGGTCCGCGGCGCCGTGA
- a CDS encoding serine/threonine protein kinase has translation MTPETYGRAKEIFLDALEAPEGARAALVATRCGGDEALRREVEALLSSDQEGAGFLERAPLPPLPSSDAEEVAPPARVGPYRLLREIGRGGMGSVYLAERADEAYAGRVAVKLVRRGMDTEDILRRFRTERQILASLQHPNIARLLDGGTTEDGRPYFVMEHIEGRTLTEDVRAKGRSLAERIALFRVVCGAVQHAHGMLVVHRDIKPSNVLVMEDGTVKLLDFGLAKVLAPSATGDPDRTTAATAIFTPEYTSPEQLAGRAITTSADVYSLGVMLYELLADAHPYREAATAPALLWRAICEVDPPPPSEAAERAKGPDAARRAAGLRGDLDAIVLKAMRKEPGRRYATVDQLSEDLRRHLDGLPVEARPESAAYRLGKFVSRHRTAAAAAAVAALSLAVGFGVALHQARIARAHEAVSKKRLEDVRALANTLLFELNDSLAAVPGTVRSRELLVRRGLEYLSRLDPAAEPEDLALLRDVAAAYEKLADVQGGGNASLGDAAGAQESLRKAVVLRERTAQSHSATLQDRLDLARARSSLAGMLGPSSEEALRLSAAAVKTAEEALALAPADRSVRKRLAIVLDARAMVLTQRGDFEDALAARRREAGLFDLLAADPGATDNERRNQALVSRYLASLYDRLVRVAEAEREYRRAVEIDEARLAAAPRNAETMVDASHSLRSLAVFLRRSNRPAEALPHAERAAALAGEIAAKDPADVGAQLAALRARLQVAQTHTSLGRFREARRMILDGIARLDSLARAGVTAGRLPGSFGAHDVALAETWEMEMQGARGKDREAARREALAVYEAARRTFAEMERLGQLSPTDLVLRDTTAGRLVGLAEAR, from the coding sequence GTGACGCCCGAGACTTACGGCCGCGCGAAGGAGATCTTTCTCGACGCGCTGGAGGCTCCCGAGGGCGCACGCGCGGCGCTCGTCGCGACCCGGTGCGGCGGCGACGAGGCTCTCCGCCGCGAAGTCGAGGCCCTGCTCTCCTCGGACCAGGAGGGCGCGGGGTTCCTCGAACGGGCTCCTCTGCCACCGCTGCCCTCGAGCGACGCCGAGGAGGTCGCGCCGCCGGCGCGCGTGGGCCCGTACCGGCTCCTCCGCGAGATCGGGCGGGGCGGCATGGGGTCCGTCTACCTCGCCGAACGGGCGGACGAGGCCTACGCGGGGCGCGTCGCCGTGAAGCTCGTCCGGCGCGGGATGGACACCGAGGACATCCTCCGCCGCTTCCGGACGGAGCGGCAGATCCTCGCGTCGCTTCAGCATCCGAACATCGCGCGCCTGCTCGACGGGGGCACGACGGAGGACGGGCGTCCGTACTTCGTGATGGAGCACATCGAGGGCCGGACGCTGACGGAGGACGTGCGCGCGAAGGGGCGGTCCCTCGCGGAGCGCATCGCCCTCTTCCGGGTCGTGTGCGGCGCCGTCCAGCACGCGCACGGGATGCTCGTCGTCCACCGCGACATCAAGCCGTCCAACGTCCTCGTGATGGAGGACGGCACGGTCAAGCTCCTCGACTTCGGACTCGCCAAGGTGCTCGCGCCGTCCGCAACGGGAGACCCGGACCGCACGACGGCGGCCACGGCCATCTTCACTCCGGAGTACACGTCGCCGGAGCAGCTCGCGGGACGCGCGATCACGACGTCCGCCGACGTCTACTCCCTCGGCGTCATGCTCTACGAGCTCCTCGCCGACGCGCATCCGTACCGCGAGGCGGCCACCGCGCCGGCCCTCCTTTGGCGGGCCATCTGCGAGGTGGACCCGCCGCCACCCTCGGAGGCGGCCGAGCGCGCCAAGGGGCCGGACGCGGCGCGGCGCGCGGCCGGCCTGAGGGGCGACCTCGACGCGATCGTCCTCAAGGCGATGCGGAAGGAGCCCGGGCGCCGGTACGCGACCGTGGACCAGCTCTCCGAGGACCTCCGCCGCCATCTCGACGGGCTGCCCGTCGAGGCGCGGCCCGAGAGCGCGGCCTACCGTCTCGGCAAGTTCGTGAGCCGCCACCGGACGGCGGCCGCCGCGGCGGCGGTCGCCGCTCTCTCTCTCGCCGTCGGCTTCGGCGTCGCTCTCCACCAGGCGCGAATCGCGCGCGCGCACGAGGCGGTCTCGAAGAAGCGCCTCGAAGACGTGCGCGCCCTCGCGAACACGCTCCTCTTCGAGCTGAACGATTCGCTCGCGGCCGTGCCCGGTACCGTGAGATCGCGCGAGCTCCTCGTCCGCCGCGGCCTCGAGTACCTGAGCCGGCTCGACCCTGCCGCGGAACCCGAGGACCTCGCGCTGCTGCGCGACGTCGCGGCCGCGTACGAGAAGCTCGCGGACGTACAGGGTGGGGGAAATGCGAGCCTGGGAGACGCCGCCGGTGCGCAGGAGAGCCTGCGCAAGGCGGTCGTGCTGCGGGAGAGGACCGCTCAGTCGCATTCCGCGACGCTTCAGGACCGGCTGGACCTCGCCCGCGCACGTTCGTCGCTGGCGGGAATGCTCGGCCCGAGCTCGGAGGAGGCCCTCCGGCTGAGCGCGGCCGCGGTGAAGACCGCCGAGGAGGCTCTCGCGCTCGCGCCCGCGGACCGAAGCGTCCGCAAGCGCCTTGCGATCGTCCTCGACGCGCGGGCCATGGTCCTCACCCAGCGAGGTGACTTCGAGGACGCCCTCGCGGCCCGTCGGCGCGAAGCGGGCCTTTTCGACCTCCTCGCGGCCGATCCCGGGGCAACCGACAACGAACGGCGCAATCAGGCGCTCGTCTCGCGATACCTTGCGAGTCTCTATGACCGTCTCGTGCGCGTCGCGGAGGCGGAGCGCGAGTACCGGCGGGCGGTCGAGATCGACGAGGCACGGCTTGCGGCCGCCCCTCGCAACGCGGAGACGATGGTGGACGCCTCGCACAGCCTGCGATCGCTCGCGGTCTTTCTGCGGAGGTCCAACCGTCCGGCCGAGGCGTTGCCGCATGCCGAGAGGGCCGCCGCGCTCGCGGGCGAGATCGCCGCGAAGGATCCGGCGGATGTGGGCGCGCAGCTTGCCGCGCTGAGGGCGCGGCTGCAGGTCGCCCAGACGCACACGTCGCTCGGGCGCTTCCGCGAGGCACGCCGGATGATCCTCGATGGAATCGCCCGGCTCGACTCCCTCGCCAGGGCCGGTGTGACCGCGGGGCGGCTTCCCGGCAGTTTCGGGGCTCACGACGTCGCTCTCGCCGAAACCTGGGAGATGGAGATGCAGGGAGCCCGGGGCAAGGACCGGGAAGCCGCGCGTCGCGAGGCCCTCGCGGTCTACGAAGCGGCGCGTCGGACTTTCGCCGAGATGGAACGGCTCGGACAGCTCAGCCCGACGGACCTCGTGCTGCGAGACACGACGGCAGGAAGGCTCGTCGGCCTCGCCGAGGCTCGCTAG